From the Polaribacter gangjinensis genome, the window TTTCACTAAAATGAATGGCAAACATAAAAGTAATGAATTGCTTAAAAATTTATTTTTTACACAATTCAACAAAGCTTTTAAACCCAACAGAACAGCAGTTGATTGGATTAGTAGTGATGAAAAACAAGTGGATTTATTTGAGGCTGATCCATTAAGAATAGAAGATTTTTCGCTGAGTATTTTCTTAGATATTTTACAAGCAACAAAAAAAATAAACGAATTTGATGCTTTTTTAGAAACTCCAAAAAACATCCCTATGTACTTATTTTCAGGGGACCAAGATCCTGTTGGAGAAATGGGAAAAGGGGTTGTAAAAGTTGCAGAAAATTATAAAAAAGCAGGCATAAAAGACCTTACCCTGAAACTTTACAAAAACGGAAGACACGAAATGCTGAACGAAATTAATAAAATCGAGGTTGAAACAGACCTTTTAAACTGGCTAAACCAAAAAGTAACAGCCAACAAATAACTTATGGAAAGTATCAAAATTGTATATACCTCTTTTATAAAATTTGCAATTGCAATCGCTGTTTCTCAAGGCGAAACTTTAGCAGAAGCTAAGAATCGTATTCGTAAAGAATTTGAAAATCATCCAAATAAAAAGCAGTTGAATGAAATCATCAAAAAAACAACTTTAGGAAAAGAGAATCTCACTATTTTAAGTCAAAATTGCATTACAATTTGTGAAGATTTTGGACCTGACAGAGATTATATCACCTTGATTTTATTGCTCGAAAATATCTACAAAAAAGAAGTTGTAGAAAAAATCGAAAAAGATACCATTGCAAATATCATCCAAAAGTTTAGAAAAGAAATTGAACGAATCAATGCTAAAATCCCTCCTCCTCCTTTGTACAATGTGTTGCTAGAAAGTAGATCTTTAGTAGAATGGACCACTATGATTGGTTTGTATCATTTGATTCCAAGATATAAAAGTGCGCATGAAAAACCTGTATTGCTGATGCCTCCTTACTTAGGAAATGACTATTCCACCACTTTTGTAAGGAAATATCTAAAATCAGCCGGATTTAAAACTTATAAATGGGATTTAGGTATCAACATGATCAATTCTAAATCCTTGCCAAAACTGATTGAAAAACTCGATGAAATTTATGAAAAACATCAAGAAAAAGTAAGTTTAGTTGGCTGGAGTGGAGGTGGCATTTTTGCGAAAATAATTGCCAACAGACATCCTGAAAAAGTAGCTCAACTCATTACAATTGGATCTCCAGTTTGGGGAATAAAACACATGCAAACACCTGTAATCAGATCTTTAGAGTTTTTAAGAGGCAGAAAATTGCGCGAGAGAAATGAAAAACTCATCAAAGAATTAGAACAAATTCCTAAAATTCCAATTACATGTATTTATACAAAAACAGACGGATTAGTTCCTTGGAAACATTGTTTAGAGGCAGAAACGTTTAGAGATGATATCAAAAATATTGAGGTTTTTGGGAGTCATTCAGGCATGGGCGCAAATGCAACTGTGCTTTTAACTGTTGCTAAAACCTTGCATGAAAATATCGAAAACTCGCATCAAAAAGGAATTATTTCTAAAGCAGAAAAACTTTTTTATCCTCATTTTTGGAAACAAAAAGGCATCTCAAAATTTACAAATCTTTTTTTTAGTTAAGCTATGAATCATACTCTAGAAAACTGTATCAAACATCCAAAATTTCAAGAAGAGCTTGCCAAAATAGCTCAAGAACTTGAAATGGATTTGACTGAAGTTCAAAAAAAAGGTACTATTTGCATGGAAGAACTTTTTTCTGAACAGCATCCTATTGCAAACATGCTTTCGATCAAAGGATTCCAGTTGATGATGAAAAAAGCTTATAACAACAAAATTGATGTTAATACGCAAGAAATCAAAAATTTGATGAAACTCATGCGTCAAAATTCAGTAGCATTTATTTTGACTCACAAAACATATTTAGACACAGTTGTACTTGTTTCAACACTAGCAAGTTACGGAATGCCAATTCCATATTCGTTTGGCGGAATCAATTTAGCATTTCCAGGTTTTAAACAATTGGCGAAAAAATCGGGTATTATTTTTATCAGAAGAAGTTTTAAAGATGATCAAATTTATAAAGCCTCTTTAAAACATTATATTTCATGTTTGATTGAAAATGGCGATCATTTAACTTGGAATATTGAAGGCACTCGCTCTAGAACTGGAAAAATTGTATATCCTCAAATGGGGATTTTAAAATACATCATGGAAGGTGAAAAAGCTAGCAGCAGAAACATCAAATATGTTCCTGTTTCTATTGTGTACGACTTGATTCCTGATGTAAAAGAAATGACGGAAGAAGGAAAAGGCAAAGAAAAAAAATCCGAAGATATTGGTGTTTTTGTGAATTATATCAAAAAATTAGGCAATGAGTTTGGAAAAGCAGCCATACGTTTTGGAGATCCTGTTGATGCTTCTGAACATCAAAATGCACTAATTCCAGATATTGATGAAGACAATTATGCGCATCAAAATACCTTACCAAGATTTGCTTTTGAACTGATTCATAAAGCAAATATGATAACTCCTGTAACCACAGTTTCACTGGTTTGTACGATTTTATTGAACAATTTTGCATTGACAAAAAAGGAAATAGAATTCAATGTCATTAAATTGATGAATTATATTGAGCAGCGCAAAAAAAATGTATTGATTGAACGTGGAAAAAGTATTGGTGCAGCTGTTCAAAAAGCATTGAATTTATTGAAAAGTGCAGGTATCATTCAAAAAAACAAAGCAGGCTACAAAACACAATACAATATAGATGCGTCAGAATTTTTATCAGCCACCTATTATGCAAACATGGCTGCTGCGCATTTGTACCACAGAGCTTTTATAGAAATGGCTTTGGTAAAAATTCGAGAAGTTGAAGCTTCTGAACGAATTGTTGCTTTTTGGGAAGAAATTATGAACCTCAGAAATCTCTTTAAATTTGAGTTTTTCTACACAAATAAGCCCCAATTTAGTTCAGAAATTGAAGCAGAAATGAAATTGTTTGATAAAAATTGGCGAACTATTTTATCAAATCCTGAGGCTACAATTGAAGAATTACTTTCAAAACAAGAATTGTTTGTTTCAAAAGCATTGTTATTAACTTACTTAGAAGCCAACAAAGTTGTTTGTTACACACTAGAAACGTGGGATTTAGAGGATGAATTTAATGAAGAAACTTTCGTAGAATTGTGTCTTTTCAAAGGAAAAGAATTGCATTGGCAAAATAGGATTAGCAGATTAGAGAGCGCAACTAAACCGTTTTTAATCAGTGCTTTGCGATTGGCAAAAAACAGCAAATTAACACCCTCAAACAATAAAATTAATTCTAAATTATTAGCTGATTGGATGATTTTATTAGAAAATTTGACGGATCGTTTGCAATTTTTACAAAAATTAGAATTGGTCAATTCTAAAAAAATAAAAGAAGATTTTACAGAAAAGCTTGTTCCTGGAATTGATACAAACCAAGTTGTTTTAGATGATGAAGAAGGAAGTCATATTGCTGCTTTTTTTGATTTAGATAGAACATTAATCAATGATTTTTCAGCGAAACAATTTTTAAAATCAAGATTGTTAAGTGGACAATCAACCACCAAAGAAATTTTATCTCAATTTGCTTCCATATTAGTGTATGCAGCAGGAAATCGTGATTTTGAAACGCTTACTAAAATTGCTGCTTTAGGAATCAAAGGCGTCAAAGAAAATGAATTTATTAAATTGGGTGAAGAAGTATATCAAGATTATTTAATGAATACGATTTATCCAGAGGCTAAAATTTTGATTGATTCTCATCTTAAAAAAGGACATAGAGTTGTAATTATTTCTGCAGCAACAAGTTATCAAATTGAACCAATTGCAAAAGAGTTAGGAATAAAAGACATCTTCGGAACAGAATTGGAAGTAAAAAGAGGAAAATTCACAGGAGAAATCAATGAGATTTGTTGGGCTGAAGGAAAAGCAAAAGCTGCCAAAAAATTCGCTAAAAAAAACACCATTGACTTATCAAAAAGCTTTTTTTACACAGACAGTTTTGATGATTTCCCTCTATTAGAATTGGTTGGAAAACCCATTGCTACAAATCCAGATTCAAGACTTTCGCAAGTGGCTTTTGAAAATAATTGGCCCATTTTACGATTCAAAGAAAACAGTAAAAAACCACTTGTCAATGGTTTACGAACAGGTTTAGCAGCTGCCAGTATTTATCCATCAGCATTGAAAGGATTGCTAAAAGGAAGTTTATTGTTAGATGTCAAAGAGGGTAGAAACACTACTTTGGCAAGTATTGGCGATTTAGGAACCAAATTTGCAGGTTTGGAAATTGCCATCAAAGGAAAACACATTTTAGAAGAAAATAGACCCGCTGTTTTTTGTTTCAATCACCAAAGTTCTGCTGATTTTTTCATCTTATTAAAAATCTTGCGAAAAGATATTGCAGGAGTTGCAAAAAAGGAACTTGAAATGACACCTTTAGGACCTGTTTTTAAAGCTTTAGGAGCTATTTTTATTGATAGAGCTGATAAGAAAAAAGCCATTGAAGCAATGAAACCAGCTGTTGAAGCACTGAAAAATGGCACATCAATCGTAATTGCTCCAGAAGGAACCAGAAGTGGCAGCAAAAAATTAGGAGTTTTCAAAAAAGGAGCTTTTCACTTGGCAATGAAAGGTGGTGTTCCTATTGTACCTATTGTCATTAAAAATGCATATTTGGCTATGCCAAAAGGAAGCAATATTTTC encodes:
- a CDS encoding alpha/beta fold hydrolase, which produces MESIKIVYTSFIKFAIAIAVSQGETLAEAKNRIRKEFENHPNKKQLNEIIKKTTLGKENLTILSQNCITICEDFGPDRDYITLILLLENIYKKEVVEKIEKDTIANIIQKFRKEIERINAKIPPPPLYNVLLESRSLVEWTTMIGLYHLIPRYKSAHEKPVLLMPPYLGNDYSTTFVRKYLKSAGFKTYKWDLGINMINSKSLPKLIEKLDEIYEKHQEKVSLVGWSGGGIFAKIIANRHPEKVAQLITIGSPVWGIKHMQTPVIRSLEFLRGRKLRERNEKLIKELEQIPKIPITCIYTKTDGLVPWKHCLEAETFRDDIKNIEVFGSHSGMGANATVLLTVAKTLHENIENSHQKGIISKAEKLFYPHFWKQKGISKFTNLFFS
- a CDS encoding HAD-IB family hydrolase, encoding MNHTLENCIKHPKFQEELAKIAQELEMDLTEVQKKGTICMEELFSEQHPIANMLSIKGFQLMMKKAYNNKIDVNTQEIKNLMKLMRQNSVAFILTHKTYLDTVVLVSTLASYGMPIPYSFGGINLAFPGFKQLAKKSGIIFIRRSFKDDQIYKASLKHYISCLIENGDHLTWNIEGTRSRTGKIVYPQMGILKYIMEGEKASSRNIKYVPVSIVYDLIPDVKEMTEEGKGKEKKSEDIGVFVNYIKKLGNEFGKAAIRFGDPVDASEHQNALIPDIDEDNYAHQNTLPRFAFELIHKANMITPVTTVSLVCTILLNNFALTKKEIEFNVIKLMNYIEQRKKNVLIERGKSIGAAVQKALNLLKSAGIIQKNKAGYKTQYNIDASEFLSATYYANMAAAHLYHRAFIEMALVKIREVEASERIVAFWEEIMNLRNLFKFEFFYTNKPQFSSEIEAEMKLFDKNWRTILSNPEATIEELLSKQELFVSKALLLTYLEANKVVCYTLETWDLEDEFNEETFVELCLFKGKELHWQNRISRLESATKPFLISALRLAKNSKLTPSNNKINSKLLADWMILLENLTDRLQFLQKLELVNSKKIKEDFTEKLVPGIDTNQVVLDDEEGSHIAAFFDLDRTLINDFSAKQFLKSRLLSGQSTTKEILSQFASILVYAAGNRDFETLTKIAALGIKGVKENEFIKLGEEVYQDYLMNTIYPEAKILIDSHLKKGHRVVIISAATSYQIEPIAKELGIKDIFGTELEVKRGKFTGEINEICWAEGKAKAAKKFAKKNTIDLSKSFFYTDSFDDFPLLELVGKPIATNPDSRLSQVAFENNWPILRFKENSKKPLVNGLRTGLAAASIYPSALKGLLKGSLLLDVKEGRNTTLASIGDLGTKFAGLEIAIKGKHILEENRPAVFCFNHQSSADFFILLKILRKDIAGVAKKELEMTPLGPVFKALGAIFIDRADKKKAIEAMKPAVEALKNGTSIVIAPEGTRSGSKKLGVFKKGAFHLAMKGGVPIVPIVIKNAYLAMPKGSNIFNPTAIEVVILDPVDTSEWKPKNIDLYVEEVRNMFIKELEN